A genomic region of Rhipicephalus sanguineus isolate Rsan-2018 chromosome 3, BIME_Rsan_1.4, whole genome shotgun sequence contains the following coding sequences:
- the LOC119386872 gene encoding F-box/LRR-repeat protein 4 isoform X1 codes for MDDDEICQDVREVTDYSSQYGSYNSISYVALNVIGAPEVFPEYGDYSETFSARTYGPWWHLHSISDRNFITILPKERHVKSQDYVELQYEHHVYPATVTVFETYNPGSVVRILAFDRLKNRWKELWVGKPTKGAEACAWPRPLPSENTFVTRVLRLEFHHAHLDYHAQIDAVLLAGSFRRPVPPDSESDEPSSTAVAPQSSCKEEAFLPSHAGFHSLPHELLTQIFHYLDLLSICRLSGTCKLFWKVCYDHIFYRCLDLQPYWEKIDDNALEALQKRCVTLEKLNLSWCGAGGYLSAEAFVSFMELRGELLQCLCLSSCPFVDNECLKVIADYCPNLTELELKGCCNPLLNRLGFLQISHLSKLVWLDLCRTEIEMFSLISIIRNCNKLKHLSLGSCPVVNNYDDIALEISTYLGNLRSLDLYRARTLSSVGANLFARSCPLLVSLDLGWCTSIETGSIQELARGCPHLKRLLLTAVRVLCDTDLYAIATYCHDLEHLDILGSAEASSSGVIQVLNECKQLKILDVSFCFRISLDIVQEWKRLYPKVQIKRSISDPFR; via the exons AtggatgatgatgaaatatgccAAGATGTGAGAGAAGTCACTGATTACAGTTCTCAGTATGGAAGTTACAACAGCATATCGTACGTGGCATTAAACGTGATCGGAGCGCCCGAGGTGTTTCCGGAGTACGGAGACTACTCCGAGACGTTTTCGGCG CGCACTTACGGACCGTGGTGGCATCTGCACTCCATATCTGACAGGAACTTTATTACCATTCTGCCGAAAGAAAGACACGTCAAGAGCCAAGATTATGTTG AGCTTCAGTACGAACATCACGTGTATCCAGCCACAGTCACCGTCTTTGAGACTTACAATCCTGGGAGTGTTGTGAGAATTCTGGCCTTCGATCGCCTCAAGAACAG ATGGAAGGAGTTGTGGGTGGGAAAGCCCACAAAAGGTGCTGAGGCTTGTGCCTGGCCAAGACCATTGCCATCTGAGAACACGTTTGTTACGAG GGTTCTGCGACTTGAGTTCCACCATGCTCACCTCGACTACCACGCACAAATCGACGCGGTGCTGCTTGCGGGATCCTTTAGAAGGCCGGTGCCTCCAGATTCTGAAAGTGATGAACCGAGCAGCACAGCGGTCGCACCACAATCAAGTTGCAAAGAAGAAGCATTTCTCCCATCACACGCTGGATTCCATTCACTGCCG CATGAACTCCTGACTCAAATTTTTCACTATCTCGATCTTCTGTCGATATGTAGGCTATCTGGCACCTGTAA GCTGTTTTGGAAAGTGTGCTACGATCATATATTTTACCGATGCCTGGACCTTCAACCATACTGGGAAAAG ATTGATGACAATGCTCTAGAGGCCCTTCAAAAGCGATGTGTGACATTAGAGAAGCTCAACCTCTCGTGGTGTGGTGCTGGTGGATATCTCTCTGCAGAAGCCTTTGTGAG TTTCATGGAACTGAGGGGAGAGCTTCTGCAGTGCCTCTGCCTGTCTTCCTGCCCATTTGTTGATAACGAATGTCTGAAGGTCATTGCAGATTACTGTCCAAACCTCACAG AACTGGAACTGAAAGGATGTTGCAACCCCCTCCTAAATAGGCTTGGGTTCCTTCAAATATCTCACCTGTCAAAGCTAGTTTGGCTGGACCTGTGTAGGACTGAAATCGAGATGTTCTCCCTTATCTCAATCATCAG GAATTGCAATAAGCTCAAACACTTGTCCTTAGGCAGCTGTCCTGTTGTGAACAACTACGACGACATTGCCCTGGAGATCAGCACCTATCTGGG AAACCTCAGAAGCCTAGACCTTTATCGTGCAAGAACTCTGTCATCCGTTGGTGCCAATCTGTTTGCCCGATCCTGTCCGCTTCTAGTCAGCCTCGACCTAGGCTGGTG CACCAGCATTGAGACAGGATCCATCCAGGAACTTGCAAGAGGCTGCCCACATTTGAAGAGACTGCTGCTGACTGCTGTTCG CGTCCTTTGCGACACGGACTTGTATGCTATTGCAACATATTGTCACGACCTCGAACACCTGGACATTCTGGGATCTGCAGAGGCAAGCTCATCTGGAGTCATTCA GGTGCTGAACGAGTGCAAGCAACTGAAGATTCTCGACGTGTCCTTCTGCTTTAGAATCAGCCTCGACATTGTGCAAGAGTGGAAGAGGCTGTACCCCAAGGTGCAAATCAAGAGGAGTATCTCGGACCCTTTTAGATGA
- the LOC119386872 gene encoding F-box/LRR-repeat protein 4 isoform X3, with the protein MLAKLQYEHHVYPATVTVFETYNPGSVVRILAFDRLKNRWKELWVGKPTKGAEACAWPRPLPSENTFVTRVLRLEFHHAHLDYHAQIDAVLLAGSFRRPVPPDSESDEPSSTAVAPQSSCKEEAFLPSHAGFHSLPHELLTQIFHYLDLLSICRLSGTCKLFWKVCYDHIFYRCLDLQPYWEKIDDNALEALQKRCVTLEKLNLSWCGAGGYLSAEAFVSFMELRGELLQCLCLSSCPFVDNECLKVIADYCPNLTELELKGCCNPLLNRLGFLQISHLSKLVWLDLCRTEIEMFSLISIIRNCNKLKHLSLGSCPVVNNYDDIALEISTYLGNLRSLDLYRARTLSSVGANLFARSCPLLVSLDLGWCTSIETGSIQELARGCPHLKRLLLTAVRVLCDTDLYAIATYCHDLEHLDILGSAEASSSGVIQVLNECKQLKILDVSFCFRISLDIVQEWKRLYPKVQIKRSISDPFR; encoded by the exons ATGTTGGCAA AGCTTCAGTACGAACATCACGTGTATCCAGCCACAGTCACCGTCTTTGAGACTTACAATCCTGGGAGTGTTGTGAGAATTCTGGCCTTCGATCGCCTCAAGAACAG ATGGAAGGAGTTGTGGGTGGGAAAGCCCACAAAAGGTGCTGAGGCTTGTGCCTGGCCAAGACCATTGCCATCTGAGAACACGTTTGTTACGAG GGTTCTGCGACTTGAGTTCCACCATGCTCACCTCGACTACCACGCACAAATCGACGCGGTGCTGCTTGCGGGATCCTTTAGAAGGCCGGTGCCTCCAGATTCTGAAAGTGATGAACCGAGCAGCACAGCGGTCGCACCACAATCAAGTTGCAAAGAAGAAGCATTTCTCCCATCACACGCTGGATTCCATTCACTGCCG CATGAACTCCTGACTCAAATTTTTCACTATCTCGATCTTCTGTCGATATGTAGGCTATCTGGCACCTGTAA GCTGTTTTGGAAAGTGTGCTACGATCATATATTTTACCGATGCCTGGACCTTCAACCATACTGGGAAAAG ATTGATGACAATGCTCTAGAGGCCCTTCAAAAGCGATGTGTGACATTAGAGAAGCTCAACCTCTCGTGGTGTGGTGCTGGTGGATATCTCTCTGCAGAAGCCTTTGTGAG TTTCATGGAACTGAGGGGAGAGCTTCTGCAGTGCCTCTGCCTGTCTTCCTGCCCATTTGTTGATAACGAATGTCTGAAGGTCATTGCAGATTACTGTCCAAACCTCACAG AACTGGAACTGAAAGGATGTTGCAACCCCCTCCTAAATAGGCTTGGGTTCCTTCAAATATCTCACCTGTCAAAGCTAGTTTGGCTGGACCTGTGTAGGACTGAAATCGAGATGTTCTCCCTTATCTCAATCATCAG GAATTGCAATAAGCTCAAACACTTGTCCTTAGGCAGCTGTCCTGTTGTGAACAACTACGACGACATTGCCCTGGAGATCAGCACCTATCTGGG AAACCTCAGAAGCCTAGACCTTTATCGTGCAAGAACTCTGTCATCCGTTGGTGCCAATCTGTTTGCCCGATCCTGTCCGCTTCTAGTCAGCCTCGACCTAGGCTGGTG CACCAGCATTGAGACAGGATCCATCCAGGAACTTGCAAGAGGCTGCCCACATTTGAAGAGACTGCTGCTGACTGCTGTTCG CGTCCTTTGCGACACGGACTTGTATGCTATTGCAACATATTGTCACGACCTCGAACACCTGGACATTCTGGGATCTGCAGAGGCAAGCTCATCTGGAGTCATTCA GGTGCTGAACGAGTGCAAGCAACTGAAGATTCTCGACGTGTCCTTCTGCTTTAGAATCAGCCTCGACATTGTGCAAGAGTGGAAGAGGCTGTACCCCAAGGTGCAAATCAAGAGGAGTATCTCGGACCCTTTTAGATGA
- the LOC119386872 gene encoding F-box/LRR-repeat protein 4 isoform X2, translated as MDDDEICQDVREVTDYSSQYGSYNSISYVALNVIGAPEVFPEYGDYSETFSARTYGPWWHLHSISDRNFITILPKERHVKSQDYVELQYEHHVYPATVTVFETYNPGSVVRILAFDRLKNRWKELWVGKPTKGAEACAWPRPLPSENTFVTRVLRLEFHHAHLDYHAQIDAVLLAGSFRRPVPPDSESDEPSSTAVAPQSSCKEEAFLPSHAGFHSLPHELLTQIFHYLDLLSICRLSGTCKLFWKVCYDHIFYRCLDLQPYWEKIDDNALEALQKRCVTLEKLNLSWCGAGGYLSAEAFVSFMELRGELLQCLCLSSCPFVDNECLKVIADYCPNLTELELKGCCNPLLNRLGFLQISHLSKLVWLDLCRTEIEMFSLISIIRNCNKLKHLSLGSCPVVNNYDDIALEISTYLGNLRSLDLYRARTLSSVGANLFARSCPLLVSLDLGWCTSIETGSIQELARGCPHLKRLLLTAVRVLCDTDLYAIATYCHDLEHLDILGSAEASSSGVIQ; from the exons AtggatgatgatgaaatatgccAAGATGTGAGAGAAGTCACTGATTACAGTTCTCAGTATGGAAGTTACAACAGCATATCGTACGTGGCATTAAACGTGATCGGAGCGCCCGAGGTGTTTCCGGAGTACGGAGACTACTCCGAGACGTTTTCGGCG CGCACTTACGGACCGTGGTGGCATCTGCACTCCATATCTGACAGGAACTTTATTACCATTCTGCCGAAAGAAAGACACGTCAAGAGCCAAGATTATGTTG AGCTTCAGTACGAACATCACGTGTATCCAGCCACAGTCACCGTCTTTGAGACTTACAATCCTGGGAGTGTTGTGAGAATTCTGGCCTTCGATCGCCTCAAGAACAG ATGGAAGGAGTTGTGGGTGGGAAAGCCCACAAAAGGTGCTGAGGCTTGTGCCTGGCCAAGACCATTGCCATCTGAGAACACGTTTGTTACGAG GGTTCTGCGACTTGAGTTCCACCATGCTCACCTCGACTACCACGCACAAATCGACGCGGTGCTGCTTGCGGGATCCTTTAGAAGGCCGGTGCCTCCAGATTCTGAAAGTGATGAACCGAGCAGCACAGCGGTCGCACCACAATCAAGTTGCAAAGAAGAAGCATTTCTCCCATCACACGCTGGATTCCATTCACTGCCG CATGAACTCCTGACTCAAATTTTTCACTATCTCGATCTTCTGTCGATATGTAGGCTATCTGGCACCTGTAA GCTGTTTTGGAAAGTGTGCTACGATCATATATTTTACCGATGCCTGGACCTTCAACCATACTGGGAAAAG ATTGATGACAATGCTCTAGAGGCCCTTCAAAAGCGATGTGTGACATTAGAGAAGCTCAACCTCTCGTGGTGTGGTGCTGGTGGATATCTCTCTGCAGAAGCCTTTGTGAG TTTCATGGAACTGAGGGGAGAGCTTCTGCAGTGCCTCTGCCTGTCTTCCTGCCCATTTGTTGATAACGAATGTCTGAAGGTCATTGCAGATTACTGTCCAAACCTCACAG AACTGGAACTGAAAGGATGTTGCAACCCCCTCCTAAATAGGCTTGGGTTCCTTCAAATATCTCACCTGTCAAAGCTAGTTTGGCTGGACCTGTGTAGGACTGAAATCGAGATGTTCTCCCTTATCTCAATCATCAG GAATTGCAATAAGCTCAAACACTTGTCCTTAGGCAGCTGTCCTGTTGTGAACAACTACGACGACATTGCCCTGGAGATCAGCACCTATCTGGG AAACCTCAGAAGCCTAGACCTTTATCGTGCAAGAACTCTGTCATCCGTTGGTGCCAATCTGTTTGCCCGATCCTGTCCGCTTCTAGTCAGCCTCGACCTAGGCTGGTG CACCAGCATTGAGACAGGATCCATCCAGGAACTTGCAAGAGGCTGCCCACATTTGAAGAGACTGCTGCTGACTGCTGTTCG CGTCCTTTGCGACACGGACTTGTATGCTATTGCAACATATTGTCACGACCTCGAACACCTGGACATTCTGGGATCTGCAGAGGCAAGCTCATCTGGAGTCATTCAGTGA